Proteins encoded in a region of the Roseateles sp. SL47 genome:
- the rpsD gene encoding 30S ribosomal protein S4 has product MARYLGPKAKLSRREGTDLFLKSARRAISDKAKFDSKPGQHGRTSGQRTSDFGLQLREKQKVKRMYGVLERQFRRYFAEAERRKGSTGVNLLVLLESRLDNVVYRMGFGSTRAEARQLVSHKGITVNGEIVNIASYLVKAGDVVAVREKAKKQLRIVDSLKLAESIGLPAWVAVDVSKMEGVFKKTPDRDEFGAEINESLIVELYSR; this is encoded by the coding sequence GTGGCACGTTATCTCGGCCCCAAGGCCAAACTCTCCCGCCGTGAAGGCACCGACCTGTTCCTGAAGAGCGCCCGCCGCGCCATCAGCGACAAGGCCAAGTTCGACAGCAAGCCCGGTCAGCATGGCCGCACTTCTGGCCAGCGCACCTCGGACTTCGGTCTGCAACTGCGCGAAAAGCAGAAGGTCAAGCGCATGTACGGCGTGCTGGAGCGTCAGTTCCGTCGCTACTTCGCCGAAGCCGAGCGCCGCAAGGGCTCGACCGGCGTGAACCTGCTGGTGCTGCTGGAGTCCCGCCTGGACAACGTCGTGTACCGCATGGGCTTTGGTTCGACCCGCGCTGAAGCACGTCAGCTCGTGTCGCACAAGGGCATCACCGTGAACGGTGAAATCGTGAACATCGCTTCCTACCTGGTCAAGGCCGGTGACGTCGTCGCCGTGCGCGAAAAGGCCAAGAAGCAGCTGCGTATCGTGGACAGCCTGAAGCTGGCCGAATCGATCGGTCTGCCGGCCTGGGTGGCCGTGGACGTGTCGAAGATGGAAGGCGTGTTCAAGAAGACGCCGGATCGCGACGAGTTCGGCGCCGAGATCAACGAATCGCTGATCGTTGAGTTGTACTCGCGTTAA
- the rplQ gene encoding 50S ribosomal protein L17 → MRHRNGLRKLNRTSEHRAAMLRNMAVSLLQHEAIKTTLPKAKELRRVVEPLITLAKEPTLANRRLAFNRLRDRDIVSKLFNELGPRFATRPGGYTRILKMGFRVGDNAPMAYVELVDRPEATEGEAAAE, encoded by the coding sequence ATGCGCCACCGTAACGGCCTCCGTAAGCTGAACCGTACCAGCGAGCACCGCGCCGCGATGCTCCGCAACATGGCAGTGTCCCTGCTGCAACACGAAGCGATCAAGACCACCTTGCCCAAGGCCAAGGAACTGCGTCGCGTCGTTGAGCCGCTGATCACCCTGGCCAAGGAACCCACGCTGGCCAACCGCCGTCTGGCGTTCAACCGCCTGCGTGACCGGGACATCGTCAGCAAGCTGTTTAATGAACTGGGCCCGCGTTTCGCCACCCGTCCGGGCGGCTACACCCGCATCCTGAAGATGGGCTTCCGTGTCGGCGACAACGCCCCCATGGCGTACGTCGAGCTGGTGGATCGTCCGGAAGCGACCGAAGGCGAAGCCGCTGCTGAATAA
- the dsbD gene encoding protein-disulfide reductase DsbD, which yields MNVFLLIRRILCLLLLALGFLQAAHADDFLDPEQAFKVSVELVGDRQFRLRFDIAPGYYMYRDQFKLEAEGATLGTIQWPTPKRKFDETFNKEVETYRDHLTLDVPVQSLAAVPMHLVLTGQGCADKGLCYPPLSSDVMLGLRGFGGDGAVKISAAKNAMSGFGLANAVASAPAADSGAGREGSVATPQAGLTTSSALDLADGSGLKRLLESGQLWTALAAAFLLGVLMSFTPCVLPMVPILSSIIVGQGTQVSRTRGFLLALSYSQGMALVYTALGVAAALIGGGLAAYLQKPWVLAVFGLLLVVLSLSMFGVYELQLPTRFTSGVSGVTQRLPGGRYASVFTMGALSALIVSPCVAAPLATLLVYIGQTGNVVLGGGALYALACGMSVPLLLVGLSAGALLPRAGAWMDSVKYFFGLLLLGVALWIVQPVLPHVIAQWLWGALLIGLAGLLGLFHATEPHAPRTWLRKSVAVAAAVFGLAQFVGVAAGGTDPLKPLAGLALGATSAAATPIGAGSAADEVSFKKIGSVADLDEALRTAGKPVMLDFYADWCVSCKEMERYTFTDPQVRAKLAGVLLLKADVTANSEQDRELLKRFHLFGPPGTIFFDAAGQEQTQVRVIGFQKAERFLQSLQEAGIR from the coding sequence ATGAATGTATTCCTGTTGATCCGTCGGATCCTGTGCCTGCTGCTCTTGGCATTGGGGTTCCTGCAGGCCGCTCACGCCGACGATTTCCTGGATCCTGAACAAGCCTTCAAGGTCAGTGTCGAGCTCGTGGGCGATCGCCAGTTCCGTCTGCGCTTTGACATCGCGCCGGGCTATTACATGTATCGGGACCAGTTCAAGCTGGAAGCGGAGGGGGCCACGCTCGGAACCATCCAATGGCCGACGCCCAAGCGCAAGTTCGACGAAACTTTCAACAAGGAGGTCGAGACCTATCGCGACCACCTCACGCTGGACGTGCCGGTGCAGTCGCTCGCGGCGGTACCGATGCATCTGGTGCTCACCGGGCAGGGGTGTGCGGACAAGGGTCTGTGCTATCCACCGTTGTCCAGCGACGTGATGCTGGGCCTGCGAGGCTTTGGCGGCGATGGGGCGGTGAAGATCTCAGCCGCCAAGAATGCGATGAGCGGCTTCGGTCTGGCCAACGCGGTCGCATCGGCGCCTGCAGCGGACAGTGGTGCCGGCCGTGAGGGTAGCGTCGCAACGCCACAAGCCGGTCTGACGACCTCCAGCGCCCTGGATCTGGCCGATGGCAGCGGATTGAAGCGTCTGCTGGAATCCGGGCAGCTGTGGACGGCGCTGGCGGCAGCTTTCCTGCTGGGCGTGCTGATGTCCTTCACGCCTTGTGTACTGCCCATGGTGCCGATCTTGTCGTCCATCATCGTGGGGCAGGGGACGCAGGTCTCCCGCACGCGGGGCTTCCTGCTGGCGCTGTCGTATTCGCAGGGCATGGCGCTGGTCTACACCGCGCTGGGGGTTGCGGCGGCACTGATCGGTGGTGGCCTGGCTGCTTACCTGCAGAAGCCCTGGGTGCTGGCTGTATTTGGCCTGCTGCTGGTGGTGCTGTCGCTGTCCATGTTCGGTGTCTATGAGCTGCAGCTGCCCACCCGCTTCACCAGCGGGGTGTCCGGCGTCACGCAGCGCCTGCCTGGCGGGCGGTATGCCAGTGTCTTCACCATGGGGGCGCTGTCGGCGCTCATCGTCAGCCCCTGTGTGGCTGCACCGCTGGCCACCTTGCTGGTCTACATCGGGCAGACCGGCAATGTGGTGCTGGGCGGCGGCGCCTTGTACGCGTTGGCCTGTGGCATGAGTGTGCCGTTGCTGCTGGTGGGCCTGTCGGCGGGGGCCTTGTTGCCGCGCGCCGGCGCCTGGATGGACTCGGTCAAATACTTCTTCGGCCTGCTGCTGCTGGGCGTGGCGCTGTGGATCGTCCAGCCGGTCCTGCCGCATGTGATCGCTCAATGGCTCTGGGGCGCCTTGCTGATCGGTCTTGCGGGCCTGTTGGGGCTCTTCCATGCCACCGAGCCGCATGCGCCGCGCACCTGGTTGCGCAAGAGCGTGGCCGTGGCCGCTGCCGTGTTTGGGCTGGCGCAGTTTGTGGGCGTCGCGGCGGGCGGGACCGATCCGCTCAAGCCCTTGGCGGGCTTGGCGCTGGGAGCGACATCGGCTGCGGCCACGCCGATCGGGGCAGGTTCGGCGGCAGATGAAGTGAGCTTCAAAAAGATTGGCAGCGTGGCGGATCTGGATGAAGCCCTGCGCACCGCTGGCAAGCCGGTGATGCTGGACTTCTATGCGGACTGGTGTGTGTCCTGCAAGGAAATGGAGCGCTACACGTTCACCGATCCGCAGGTTCGCGCCAAGCTGGCCGGTGTGCTGCTGCTCAAGGCGGATGTCACTGCCAATTCAGAACAGGACCGGGAGCTGCTGAAGCGATTCCACCTCTTCGGGCCGCCCGGCACCATCTTCTTCGACGCCGCCGGCCAGGAGCAAACGCAGGTTCGGGTGATCGGATTCCAGAAGGCCGAACGATTTCTTCAGTCCTTGCAGGAAGCCGGCATTCGCTGA
- the selD gene encoding selenide, water dikinase SelD, with product MSTTPAAQEPRLTSLSHGGGCGCKIAPGVLSEILRGTSGLPLPPELLVGIETSDDAAVYRLNDELALVATTDFFMPIVDDPHDFGRIAATNAISDVYAMGGRPIMALALVGMPISVLSTTTIGRILEGGASICRQAGIPIAGGHTIDSVEPIYGLVALGLVHPDRVRRNADAKPGDVLVLGKALGVGVMSAALKKGQLNEQLYQRMMATTTQLNTPGPDLAAIHGVHAITDVTGFGLAGHALEMARGSRCQVQIDWSAVPLLEGVPALAREGFVTGASGRNWAAYGQDVELSTALPPEAQALLSDPQTSGGLLVSCTPEALDAVMQTFANHGFDAAAVVGRVREPALQGRPLHVA from the coding sequence ATGAGCACCACCCCTGCCGCACAAGAACCTCGACTGACCTCGCTCTCGCATGGGGGCGGCTGCGGCTGCAAGATCGCACCGGGCGTGCTGTCGGAGATTCTTCGCGGCACCTCCGGCCTGCCGCTGCCGCCCGAATTGCTGGTCGGTATCGAGACCTCGGACGATGCTGCGGTCTACAGGCTCAATGACGAGCTGGCACTGGTCGCCACCACCGACTTCTTCATGCCGATCGTGGACGACCCGCATGATTTCGGCCGCATTGCGGCCACCAATGCCATCAGCGACGTGTACGCCATGGGCGGGCGGCCGATCATGGCGCTGGCCCTGGTCGGCATGCCGATTTCCGTCTTGAGCACAACCACCATCGGCCGCATCCTGGAAGGTGGCGCGTCGATCTGCCGGCAGGCGGGGATTCCCATTGCGGGCGGCCACACCATCGACTCCGTGGAACCGATCTATGGGCTGGTTGCATTGGGGCTGGTGCATCCCGACCGTGTGCGCCGCAATGCCGATGCGAAGCCGGGTGATGTGCTGGTGCTGGGCAAGGCACTGGGCGTTGGGGTGATGTCGGCGGCGTTGAAGAAGGGGCAACTGAATGAGCAGCTCTATCAACGCATGATGGCCACCACCACGCAGCTCAACACCCCGGGGCCGGATCTGGCGGCGATCCACGGTGTGCATGCCATCACCGACGTGACCGGCTTTGGCTTGGCCGGCCATGCGCTGGAGATGGCACGCGGCTCACGCTGCCAGGTGCAGATCGACTGGTCGGCCGTACCTCTGCTGGAGGGAGTGCCAGCGCTTGCGCGCGAGGGGTTTGTGACCGGCGCATCGGGACGCAATTGGGCGGCCTATGGGCAGGACGTGGAGCTCTCCACTGCACTGCCTCCCGAAGCGCAGGCACTGCTGAGCGATCCGCAGACCAGCGGCGGGCTGCTGGTGTCCTGCACGCCCGAGGCGTTGGATGCCGTGATGCAGACCTTTGCCAACCATGGCTTCGACGCCGCCGCCGTTGTGGGCCGGGTCCGTGAGCCGGCCCTGCAAGGGCGGCCGTTGCACGTGGCTTGA
- a CDS encoding DNA-directed RNA polymerase subunit alpha, whose translation MQTNLLKPKSITVEPLGGHRAKVILEPFERGYGHTLGNALRRVLLSSMVGYAPTEVTIAGVLHEYSAIDGVQEDVVHIMLNLKGVVFRLHNREEVTLVLRKEGEGPVTAADIQTPHDVEIINPEHVIAHLSQGGKLDMQIKVEKGRGYVPGNMRRYGDEPTKAIGRIVLDASFSPVKRVSYAVENARVEQRTDLDKLVMEIETNGAISPEEAIRASAKILVEQLAVFAQLQGTDLVDAFDQAPAARSSSFDPILLRPVDELELTVRSANCLKAENIYYIGDLIQRTETELLKTPNLGRKSLNEIKEVLASRGLTLGSRLENWPPQGLDKR comes from the coding sequence ATGCAAACGAATCTGCTCAAACCCAAATCCATCACTGTGGAGCCCCTGGGCGGTCATCGCGCCAAGGTGATCCTCGAGCCGTTTGAACGCGGCTATGGCCACACGCTGGGCAACGCCCTGCGTCGTGTGCTGCTGTCTTCGATGGTGGGTTATGCGCCGACGGAAGTGACGATCGCGGGCGTGCTGCACGAGTACTCCGCCATCGACGGCGTGCAGGAAGACGTGGTTCACATCATGCTGAACCTCAAGGGCGTCGTGTTCCGCCTGCACAACCGCGAAGAAGTGACTCTGGTCCTGCGCAAGGAAGGCGAAGGTCCTGTGACCGCTGCCGACATCCAGACCCCGCACGACGTCGAGATCATCAACCCTGAGCATGTCATCGCCCACCTGTCGCAAGGCGGCAAGCTGGACATGCAGATCAAGGTCGAGAAGGGCCGCGGCTATGTGCCCGGCAACATGCGCCGTTATGGCGACGAGCCCACGAAGGCCATCGGCCGTATCGTGCTCGACGCTTCGTTCTCCCCGGTGAAGCGCGTCAGCTACGCCGTCGAAAACGCCCGTGTGGAACAGCGTACCGACCTGGACAAGCTGGTCATGGAGATCGAAACCAATGGTGCGATCTCCCCGGAAGAAGCCATCCGCGCTTCTGCCAAGATCCTGGTCGAACAGCTGGCGGTCTTCGCCCAGCTGCAAGGCACCGATCTGGTGGACGCGTTCGACCAGGCGCCTGCCGCCCGTTCGAGCAGCTTCGATCCGATCCTGCTGCGTCCGGTTGACGAGCTCGAACTGACCGTGCGTTCGGCCAACTGCCTGAAGGCCGAAAACATCTATTACATCGGTGACCTGATCCAGCGTACCGAGACCGAGCTGCTGAAGACCCCGAACCTGGGTCGCAAGTCGCTCAACGAGATCAAGGAAGTGCTCGCTTCGCGCGGCCTGACCCTGGGCTCGCGTCTCGAGAACTGGCCGCCCCAAGGTCTCGACAAGCGTTGA